The following is a genomic window from Caldicellulosiruptor danielii.
GAAGGATAATAAGGATAAATGTATAATTTCTTTGACTCAGGTATTTCATCGAATACGCAAAATAAAAATTTTCTATCTATATTTTCATGGTCTCTCTTTGCAAAAAACAACATACCAAAATGCTGATAACTTTCTACTACTTGTTTCCAAGAAAACTTTCTTTTTGGGAGTCCATTAGAATTTTCTTCGCCATTAAAAATTCTCATAACACTCTCTAAATAATTAAATGTAGGTTTATATCCAGAAAAATTAAACTCAAAAAAATTTCTTTCCTCATTTAATTCTTCTCCCTCGAAAATCTCATCATCATTTTTCCTTAAATCACAATAAATCAAAAAATAATTTTCGTGTTCATTTTTTTCTTTGTCAAAGTAGAAATCATCTAATCTTATATTTTTATAAATAGGATTAGACTCTCCTAATACCAAATCAATTGCCTTAATTATGTTACTCTTCCCTGCATTGTTACGACCTATTATTATATTTTTACCTTTCGTAAATTTTATATCTAACTCCTTTAGACTTTTAAAATTTTTCACCATTAAATAATTTAAATACATACCCATCATCTCCTCATCTTTGAGCTTGTATGTGCTAACCACTATCGAATAAAAACACTTAATTTTCACCGATTTATCGTAAAGAATCAGAGTTTTAGATTTTTTCTAACGATTAAAATACAATTCTCTCCACCCCCTCATCAGCCACTCTTTTCTTTGTTCATTGTCCAAAACCTTTTTGCAGCTTTCCCAGTCTACCTTTTCTACATGCTCTCTATATTTAATATCAAATGGATGTTCGGAATTTAAAACTTCAACTGTTTTGACAATTTCCATCCACTCATCCTTTATAATCTCTGGAAGTGACCCAATAATATCATAGGTTAATTTTATTCTGCCAGACAGGACTGCATGAATTCTATCTTCAATTGAATCTTTGTATCTTAAGTTGTACACATAAACCTTGTCAAATTGCTGGCCTATTCTTCTTATTCTTCCCTGGCGTTGTTCAAGCCTGATTGGGTTCCATGGAAGGTCAACGTTTATAAGAGCACCAAGTGTTTGCAAGTTCAAACCTTCTGCAGCTGCATCTGTTCCAATCATAAGCCTAATCTTACCATCTAACACAAGCTCTTTTATCTCATCCCGTTCAACTTTTGAATAAATTCCATTTTTGATTATGCCAGATTTATCGCCACCCGCGTAAATTGCTATCCTCTCGTTTGGCAAAGATGAAGACAACTTTTGTGCAATGGTCCATGCTGTGTCAAAGTACTCAGAAAAAATTATGCAGCCTCTTTCAAGCCACCCCATGTCGTTTAAGATATGCAAAATTTTATTTAGCTTTGGGTCATTGTCTTTGTTGTATTCAAGAAGATCTATTATTTCTTCTAAACAGAAAAGCTCGTCCCTGCCTGTGATGCTAATCCTGTCTGGCATATCATCGTCTTCATCCTCTTCAGAAAAGTCGTCTTTAACAATTGCTCTCTTTTCATAAATTGCTTTTGCAGTGTTCAAGCCTGCTTGCATAGAAGAGCCCATCCTTCGCAAAAGTAGTGTCTTATAAAACCCTTTCGCGCCTGTTTTCTGCCTCAGTAAATTTGTAAATTCTTCAGCATACTCATAAGCTTTTTTGAGTGGTGCAGAAAGTACAAGACCTTCATCATCACCTTCACCAAAAAGGACAACCTCAATCTTCTTAAGATACGGCTCACCTGTCTCTGGATCAACTGTATTTTCAAGCGTACTTCTTTTTCTCTTGACAATGTGCCTGATAAAAGGATTATACTTTTCCATGAAATTTTCTTCTATCAGTTCATCGATAATATCCTGCTGTGATGGCAAAAGAGCATCATAATCATCATACGAAACATACTCATCACTACTCATCCCCAGCGACCTTCTTAGCTTCCCAATTGTAAACGGATTTTCCTTTGAAGGTGGCAAAGGATTTCTTATCCAGCTCCAGTAGTAAGCCTTGCTTGAAATCTCTTTTGCCCCTCTCACATAATCAATTCCTTCTAAAGGTCTTAGCTGCCAGAGGCTAAACGCATCGCCCAAAACCTTGGCTGAGCCTTGTGCAAGTATGTACAGAAGGTCCCAACCCTCAATGGGATGTAGCTGAATTGGAGTTGCAGTTGCTAAAATCATCGTCTTTGTCTTTTGCGAAAGCTCAAGCAAAAACTTCATCAGATTATTTGGTTCTGGTTTGTCGCCGGGCCTATTTAGATTTTGGCGCCTTGCCCTGTGTGCCTCATCAACAATTACACATTCATACTCAAGATCCAAAAGAGGCTTTACAATATCCGAATTAGAGGTAATCAATCCTTGGGAAATTATTCCTATTCGCCTTGGACACTGTAAGATTGGGGGTATGCCATTTACCTGTGGCCTGTACTCTTGCCCTGTTTCAACTATCCATCTTTTGCCGTCCCACACAGCAGAAGGTATGTCAAACATTGTCTTGAGTTCATCCTGCCACTGCCACAAAAGTGTTTTTGGAACAATTACTAAAACAGGTCTGTCCCCATAGAGCGCTGTTAGCTGAGCAATCATACCAAGCTGGGCAGTTTTACCAAGTCCAACTTCATCTGCAAGAATGTATCTTGCTCCATCTTTGCAGTGTTCTTCAAACACCATTTTTACAAAATACTTTTGGTGATTCCAAAGCCCAAAACCTTCTCTATAAACAGGTGCTTCTATCACAGGTGCTGCAGGATCAGGCTCTTTTTGCCACTCTTCAATGCTAACTACATTTCTTTCTGCCAATCTTCCTATATTTTCAATTATCAAATCACAAAACTCGCAAGCATAAGGATTATTCCAGAAAAAGTCAAACTCATTTTGTACCCATTCCACGCTCTCAATACTGTCATCTGCCCAAAGTATCTCGTAGTTGCCTTTCCAGCCGGCAGCAGTTTCATTAACGCTTCCCACAAATGCAATCTTTCTGCCATCTGATAGAGTTATGACACCAGCTTTCCCGTGAACAAGTCCATATATATCGTTTGGTAAAACTCTTACCTGAAGTTTTCCACTTTTTAATAGTTCATATAGTTTTTTGAACCTCTCCGGAAACTGCTCAACCTTCTGTTCAGGCTTTGATTTGAACCATTCTCTGACAAGCTTTTGTTTTGCAAGCTTTGCCACCAAAACGTCCTTGCTCTCAACCTCAGAGTTGCAAACAACCCTTGCAACTCCTTCTATACTCTCAATTGTTTCACCTGCTATCTCTAAGATAGATGAGCTAAAATAGCCTGCAAGTCTATCATAGCTTTTAGCATTTTTCAGGTGTTTGTTCAAAAACTCTTCTGCAAGGTCAATATGCCGGGATGAATACCTTTCAAGCATATTTTAAAAAAGGCAATACCCCGCAAGTTATTTTTGCAGGATACCGCCTTTTTGACACCTCCTTCTTGCTTTAAAATTTTACAGTCTATCGTTTGCCACACGCTCGGCAAGATATGAAGCTATTTTTGAATCGTTTTGCCAGTGTTCCATGCCATCTATTCTCTCAAGCCTTGCAAGGTATCTGAATATTACCTCTATCTTGCTTTTATTATTCCAGTATTTTGTTCCAAGTTTAGTTTTTAACATCTCATGTGAAAGTGCAACCGCTTCAGCGGTGTTATTTATTTCCTGGTCCTTCTTTATTGCATTATTTATTGCCAGAAGGCAATAACGTAAGATTGTTGTGCTAAAGGCATGTTTGGTATCAAGAAGTTCCTGCCCAAGCTCGCTTGCAGTTTTCAGCCTTGCCATGTTAGATTTTTTGATAGCAAAAAGTTCGTCATAATCTGGAC
Proteins encoded in this region:
- a CDS encoding phospholipase D-like domain-containing anti-phage protein — its product is MLERYSSRHIDLAEEFLNKHLKNAKSYDRLAGYFSSSILEIAGETIESIEGVARVVCNSEVESKDVLVAKLAKQKLVREWFKSKPEQKVEQFPERFKKLYELLKSGKLQVRVLPNDIYGLVHGKAGVITLSDGRKIAFVGSVNETAAGWKGNYEILWADDSIESVEWVQNEFDFFWNNPYACEFCDLIIENIGRLAERNVVSIEEWQKEPDPAAPVIEAPVYREGFGLWNHQKYFVKMVFEEHCKDGARYILADEVGLGKTAQLGMIAQLTALYGDRPVLVIVPKTLLWQWQDELKTMFDIPSAVWDGKRWIVETGQEYRPQVNGIPPILQCPRRIGIISQGLITSNSDIVKPLLDLEYECVIVDEAHRARRQNLNRPGDKPEPNNLMKFLLELSQKTKTMILATATPIQLHPIEGWDLLYILAQGSAKVLGDAFSLWQLRPLEGIDYVRGAKEISSKAYYWSWIRNPLPPSKENPFTIGKLRRSLGMSSDEYVSYDDYDALLPSQQDIIDELIEENFMEKYNPFIRHIVKRKRSTLENTVDPETGEPYLKKIEVVLFGEGDDEGLVLSAPLKKAYEYAEEFTNLLRQKTGAKGFYKTLLLRRMGSSMQAGLNTAKAIYEKRAIVKDDFSEEDEDDDMPDRISITGRDELFCLEEIIDLLEYNKDNDPKLNKILHILNDMGWLERGCIIFSEYFDTAWTIAQKLSSSLPNERIAIYAGGDKSGIIKNGIYSKVERDEIKELVLDGKIRLMIGTDAAAEGLNLQTLGALINVDLPWNPIRLEQRQGRIRRIGQQFDKVYVYNLRYKDSIEDRIHAVLSGRIKLTYDIIGSLPEIIKDEWMEIVKTVEVLNSEHPFDIKYREHVEKVDWESCKKVLDNEQRKEWLMRGWRELYFNR